Proteins encoded in a region of the Geoalkalibacter sp. genome:
- a CDS encoding Na+/H+ antiporter subunit C codes for METLLAIVVGVLFGAGVYLLLRRTPVKLVIGLALLSNAVNLLIFTAAGLTRARPPLVPVDALRPEGVTADPLPQALILTAIVISFGLLAFTLVLFRRAYEVLGTRDIDEMQGGGP; via the coding sequence GTGGAAACTCTGCTCGCCATCGTCGTCGGGGTGCTGTTCGGGGCGGGCGTCTATCTGCTGCTGCGCCGCACGCCCGTCAAGCTGGTGATCGGCCTGGCGCTGCTCTCCAATGCCGTCAACCTGCTGATTTTCACCGCCGCCGGCCTGACTCGGGCGCGCCCGCCGCTGGTGCCCGTCGATGCGCTGCGTCCCGAGGGGGTGACGGCCGACCCCCTGCCCCAGGCGCTGATCCTCACCGCCATCGTCATTTCCTTCGGCCTGCTCGCCTTCACCCTGGTGCTGTTCCGCCGCGCCTACGAGGTGCTGGGCACCCGCGACATCGACGAGATGCAGGGAGGCGGCCCGTGA
- a CDS encoding complex I subunit 5 family protein, with the protein MRLLLDLPWCVWAIVLPLTTAGLAFLLPRQAARLGLATALVLPLAAAFTVTQVRLTGALTHVVGGWAAPLGIGLRCDGLAAALLAVTAVVGLVISLYALGYFPGGDGGKSRYFWPLWLFLWGACNALFVSRDLFNLYVTLELVTLSSVALTSLSGGAAALRAAMRYLLSGLLGSLAYLLGVALLYGAYGTVDMGLLGELLRDDALSRGALALMVSGLLLKTALFPLHFWLPPAHSMAPAPVSALLSALVVKTSYVILLRLWFEVFPEVATRGMAQLLGALGAAAILWGSLMALRQERLKLLVAYSTVAQLGYLFLLFPLARGEAAATAWAGAVFFMLAHACGKAAMFLMAGTIQKTAGHDRIAQLAGAGGPLGVQVVVFALAAVTIIGLPPSGGFMAKWMLFKAAILTGQWWYLLVMALGSLLAGAYVVRVLTWAFLDVRRESYPALPWVMKWPPLALSLVALLLGLAAYEPVLLALTAAPAAGDLLLGVGP; encoded by the coding sequence ATGAGGCTGCTTCTCGACCTGCCCTGGTGCGTCTGGGCGATCGTTCTGCCTTTGACGACGGCCGGCCTGGCATTTCTGCTGCCTCGCCAGGCCGCGCGCCTCGGCCTGGCGACGGCCCTGGTCCTGCCCCTGGCGGCGGCGTTCACGGTGACGCAGGTGCGTCTGACGGGAGCGCTGACCCATGTCGTCGGCGGCTGGGCGGCGCCGCTGGGCATCGGCCTGCGCTGCGACGGCCTGGCGGCGGCCCTGCTCGCCGTGACCGCGGTGGTCGGGCTGGTCATCAGTTTGTACGCCCTCGGCTATTTTCCCGGCGGCGACGGCGGCAAGTCCCGCTATTTCTGGCCGCTCTGGCTGTTTCTGTGGGGCGCCTGCAACGCCTTGTTCGTCTCGCGCGACCTGTTCAATCTCTACGTGACCCTGGAGTTGGTGACCCTGTCCTCGGTGGCGCTGACCAGTCTTTCCGGCGGCGCGGCGGCCCTCCGCGCGGCCATGCGCTATCTGCTCAGCGGCTTGCTTGGTTCCCTGGCCTATCTGCTCGGCGTGGCCCTGCTCTATGGCGCCTACGGCACCGTGGATATGGGTCTGCTCGGCGAACTGCTGCGCGATGATGCCCTGAGCCGCGGCGCCCTGGCGCTGATGGTGAGCGGTCTGCTGCTCAAAACGGCGCTTTTCCCCTTGCATTTCTGGCTGCCCCCGGCGCACTCCATGGCCCCGGCGCCGGTCAGCGCCCTGCTCTCGGCGCTGGTGGTCAAGACCTCCTATGTGATTCTGCTGAGGCTGTGGTTCGAAGTCTTTCCAGAGGTCGCCACGCGCGGCATGGCGCAGTTGCTCGGCGCCCTGGGCGCCGCGGCGATCCTCTGGGGCTCGCTCATGGCGTTGCGCCAGGAGCGGCTCAAGCTGCTGGTGGCTTATTCCACCGTGGCCCAGCTCGGCTATCTGTTTTTGCTCTTTCCCCTGGCGCGGGGCGAGGCGGCGGCCACGGCCTGGGCGGGCGCGGTGTTTTTCATGTTGGCCCATGCCTGCGGCAAGGCCGCCATGTTTCTCATGGCCGGCACCATTCAAAAAACCGCAGGCCACGACCGCATCGCCCAACTGGCCGGAGCGGGCGGGCCCCTGGGCGTGCAGGTGGTGGTGTTCGCCCTGGCCGCCGTGACCATCATCGGCCTGCCGCCGAGCGGCGGCTTCATGGCCAAGTGGATGCTGTTCAAGGCGGCCATTCTCACCGGGCAGTGGTGGTATCTGCTGGTGATGGCCCTGGGCAGTCTGCTGGCCGGCGCCTATGTGGTGCGGGTGTTGACCTGGGCGTTTCTCGACGTGCGCCGCGAGAGCTACCCGGCTCTGCCCTGGGTGATGAAATGGCCGCCCCTGGCCCTGTCCCTGGTGGCGCTGCTGCTGGGTTTGGCCGCCTATGAGCCGGTGCTGCTGGCCCTGACCGCCGCGCCGGCGGCGGGGGATCTGCTTTTGGGGGTGGGGCCATGA
- a CDS encoding hydrogenase subunit MbhD domain-containing protein, which translates to MSLLTGLFDVLLLATLLWLAWRVLASADLFKAVVLFIAFGLLLALAWARLGAPDVALAEAAIGAGITGALLLVALGRLGPEEQAARGRVQRIGRYLRARLLLALGLPVAFTLLLEPLLRLPRRAAGLEPLVAHHLAQSEVAHPVTAVLLNFRGYDTLLEVAVLLLAVLGIWCLGEARAVSAPEAVSPVLVGLTRVLLPVLVLAGGYLLWLGGHAPGGAFQAGALLAAGLVLWLFAGGTLPGAWSGLSLRLPLVLGLLVFLAAAVLPLAGGQGLLAYPPGWAKPLILLVETLLTGSIALVLALAVIGGRPGAAGASFPPLPEVEEERSR; encoded by the coding sequence ATGAGCCTGCTGACCGGACTGTTCGATGTGCTGCTGCTGGCGACCTTGCTGTGGCTGGCCTGGCGGGTGCTGGCCAGTGCCGATCTGTTCAAGGCGGTGGTGCTGTTCATCGCCTTCGGCCTGCTGCTGGCCCTGGCCTGGGCGCGCCTGGGCGCGCCCGACGTGGCTCTCGCCGAAGCGGCCATCGGCGCCGGCATCACCGGCGCCTTGCTGCTCGTCGCCCTGGGCCGGCTGGGTCCCGAGGAGCAAGCGGCGCGCGGGCGGGTGCAGCGCATCGGGCGCTACCTGCGGGCACGCCTGCTGCTTGCCCTGGGCTTGCCGGTCGCATTCACGCTGCTGCTCGAGCCGCTGCTGCGCCTGCCGCGCCGGGCCGCGGGCCTCGAACCCCTGGTCGCTCACCACCTGGCGCAAAGTGAAGTGGCCCATCCGGTGACGGCGGTGCTGCTCAATTTTCGCGGTTACGACACTTTGCTGGAAGTGGCGGTGCTGCTCCTGGCGGTGCTGGGCATCTGGTGCCTGGGCGAGGCGCGCGCCGTGAGCGCCCCGGAGGCGGTGTCGCCGGTGCTGGTCGGCCTGACCCGGGTGCTGCTGCCGGTGCTGGTTCTGGCCGGAGGATACCTCTTGTGGCTCGGCGGCCATGCCCCGGGCGGGGCTTTTCAGGCCGGCGCCCTGCTGGCGGCGGGGCTGGTGCTCTGGCTGTTTGCCGGAGGAACGCTGCCCGGCGCCTGGAGCGGCCTGTCCCTGCGCCTGCCGCTGGTGCTCGGCCTGCTGGTGTTTCTGGCCGCGGCCGTGCTGCCGCTGGCGGGGGGGCAGGGGCTGCTCGCCTATCCCCCGGGCTGGGCCAAGCCGCTCATTCTGCTGGTGGAAACCCTGCTCACCGGCTCCATCGCCCTGGTGCTGGCGCTGGCGGTGATCGGCGGACGACCCGGAGCGGCGGGCGCAAGCTTTCCGCCGCTCCCCGAGGTTGAGGAGGAGCGATCCCGGTGA
- a CDS encoding monovalent cation/H+ antiporter complex subunit F yields the protein MAELCLGLSLLLLVTILAGLVRVLRGPTATDRMLAAQLFGTTGVAILLLLGQAFGSSALWDAALVFALLAAVTAVAFVRRGGERAREEGEGDHGN from the coding sequence GTGGCTGAGCTGTGCCTGGGACTCTCCCTGCTGTTGCTGGTCACCATCCTTGCCGGGCTGGTGCGGGTGCTGCGCGGGCCGACGGCGACCGACCGCATGCTCGCGGCGCAGCTCTTCGGCACCACCGGCGTGGCGATTCTGCTGCTGCTCGGCCAGGCGTTCGGATCCTCGGCCCTCTGGGATGCGGCCCTGGTTTTTGCGTTGCTCGCGGCGGTGACGGCGGTGGCCTTCGTGCGGCGCGGCGGGGAGCGTGCGCGGGAAGAAGGGGAGGGCGACCATGGAAATTAG
- a CDS encoding Na+/H+ antiporter subunit E encodes MRPEERGFFAPGWWWGLLGRLLGFALLWMVLTGGSADSWPAGGLAVATAALASLALRPERPWRVRLGGALRLVPFFLRQSLRGGLDVTRRAFSPALPLDPVLVEHALRLPPGTARLFLLNTVSLLPGTLSADLRGDLLLVHGLDAGLPLAEDLRRLETLVAELFGEKAASRG; translated from the coding sequence ATGAGACCTGAGGAGCGCGGATTTTTCGCCCCTGGCTGGTGGTGGGGGTTGCTCGGGCGGCTCTTGGGATTTGCCCTGCTGTGGATGGTGTTGACGGGGGGCTCCGCCGATTCCTGGCCGGCGGGCGGTCTGGCCGTGGCGACGGCGGCTCTCGCGTCCCTGGCGCTGCGCCCCGAGCGCCCCTGGCGGGTACGGCTGGGCGGGGCCTTGCGCTTAGTGCCCTTTTTCTTGCGACAATCCCTGCGCGGCGGGCTCGATGTGACGCGCCGCGCTTTTTCGCCCGCTTTGCCCCTCGACCCGGTGCTGGTGGAACATGCCTTGCGGTTGCCGCCGGGCACGGCGCGCCTTTTTCTGCTCAACACGGTGAGCCTGCTGCCCGGTACCCTGAGCGCCGATCTGCGCGGCGACCTGCTCCTCGTGCATGGTCTCGATGCGGGTTTGCCCCTGGCCGAGGACCTGCGGCGGCTGGAGACGCTGGTGGCGGAGCTCTTCGGCGAAAAGGCGGCAAGCCGTGGCTGA
- a CDS encoding sodium:proton antiporter, protein MTIPLLYAAGGLLLFFLGAHGLFVRPHLLRKVLAANLMGSGVFMVFIALAARGPEGVPDPVPQAMVLTGIVVAVSFTALALALAVRIAEASGRARLTEPGEEDV, encoded by the coding sequence GTGACCATTCCCCTGCTCTATGCGGCGGGCGGCCTGCTGCTGTTTTTCCTTGGAGCGCACGGACTTTTCGTGCGTCCGCATCTGCTGCGCAAGGTGCTGGCCGCCAATCTCATGGGCAGCGGGGTGTTCATGGTGTTCATCGCCCTTGCCGCGCGTGGCCCGGAGGGCGTGCCCGACCCGGTGCCCCAGGCCATGGTGCTGACCGGCATCGTCGTGGCGGTGAGCTTTACCGCCCTGGCCCTGGCCCTGGCGGTGCGCATCGCCGAGGCCAGCGGGCGGGCGCGATTGACGGAACCGGGCGAGGAGGACGTATGA
- the mnhG gene encoding monovalent cation/H(+) antiporter subunit G, whose product MEIRELLGALLLLAAVPFFLAGTLGLLRFPDVFCRLHALTKADNLGLGLVVLGLMVQADSWQNAARLLLVWLLVLTAGATVAHLVARKALREGKQPWRRP is encoded by the coding sequence ATGGAAATTAGAGAACTGCTCGGCGCCCTGCTCCTTTTGGCGGCGGTGCCCTTTTTTCTCGCCGGAACCCTGGGGCTACTGCGCTTTCCCGATGTCTTTTGCCGCCTGCACGCCCTGACCAAGGCCGACAACCTGGGCTTGGGCCTGGTGGTTCTCGGCCTCATGGTGCAGGCCGATTCCTGGCAGAACGCGGCGCGTCTGCTCCTCGTCTGGCTGCTGGTGCTGACGGCCGGGGCCACGGTGGCCCATCTGGTCGCGCGCAAGGCCCTGCGTGAGGGCAAGCAGCCCTGGAGACGCCCATGA
- a CDS encoding Na+/H+ antiporter subunit D → MNLLLVLPLLLPLASAALTLLCGRHLRAQRWLSGIGATALVGAALSLFAAVHEQGVIATQLGNWPAPFGITLAADLFSAILVVMAAVIGWVATLYSLAGVDARREALGYYPFVHFLLMGVCGVFLTGDLFNLYVWFEVMLIASFILMALGGGKPQMEGAFKYVVLNLIASILFLAGIGIIYGLAGTLNLADLALQLPRLGRTGLVTTLAMLFLTAFGIKAGLFPLFFWLPASYHTPPVAVSALFAGLLTKVGVYALIRVFTLLFVGDLAYTHGLLVLLGGLTMVTGVLGAVAQEDFRRLLSFHIISQIGYMIMGLGLFSQMALAGAIFFMVHNILVKTSLFFVSGVAQRRAGSFHLDGLGGLYRGAPGLSLLFLLAALSLAGLPPLSGFWGKLMLIRAALEAEAWLIAATALGVGLLTLFSMSKIWNRAFWPARGKDREPLQPLRSPGERGGLYGPILVLVLLSLGMGLMPEPLLRLAGDAAAQLLDPTDYVTAVLGASR, encoded by the coding sequence GTGAATCTGCTGCTGGTCCTGCCGCTGCTGCTGCCTCTGGCGAGCGCCGCCCTGACCCTGCTGTGCGGGCGCCATCTCCGCGCCCAGCGTTGGCTGAGCGGGATCGGCGCCACGGCCCTGGTGGGGGCGGCGCTGAGTCTGTTCGCCGCGGTTCATGAGCAGGGGGTGATCGCCACCCAACTCGGCAACTGGCCGGCACCCTTCGGCATCACCCTGGCGGCGGATCTGTTCAGCGCCATCCTGGTGGTCATGGCGGCCGTCATCGGCTGGGTGGCGACCCTTTATTCCCTGGCCGGCGTCGATGCGCGGCGCGAGGCGCTGGGCTACTATCCCTTCGTGCATTTTCTGCTCATGGGGGTGTGCGGCGTTTTCCTGACGGGCGATCTGTTCAATCTGTACGTGTGGTTCGAGGTCATGCTCATCGCCTCCTTCATTCTCATGGCGCTGGGGGGCGGCAAGCCGCAGATGGAAGGGGCCTTCAAATACGTGGTGCTCAATCTCATCGCCTCGATCCTGTTTCTGGCGGGAATCGGCATCATCTACGGCCTGGCCGGCACCCTCAATCTTGCCGATCTCGCCCTGCAGCTGCCGCGGCTCGGACGGACCGGGCTGGTCACCACCCTGGCCATGCTGTTTCTCACCGCCTTCGGCATCAAGGCCGGCCTGTTTCCCTTGTTCTTCTGGCTGCCGGCCTCCTATCATACCCCGCCCGTGGCGGTGTCGGCGCTGTTTGCCGGGCTGCTGACCAAGGTGGGGGTCTACGCCCTGATCCGCGTCTTCACCCTGCTGTTCGTCGGGGATCTTGCCTACACCCATGGACTGCTCGTGCTGCTCGGCGGGCTGACCATGGTCACCGGGGTGCTCGGCGCCGTGGCGCAGGAGGACTTCCGCCGCCTGTTGTCCTTTCACATCATCAGCCAGATCGGCTACATGATCATGGGGCTGGGGCTCTTTTCCCAAATGGCCCTGGCCGGCGCGATTTTTTTCATGGTGCACAACATTCTGGTCAAGACCAGCCTGTTTTTCGTCAGCGGCGTGGCGCAGCGTCGGGCCGGCAGTTTTCATCTCGACGGGTTGGGCGGGCTCTATCGCGGCGCGCCCGGGCTCTCGCTGCTGTTTCTGCTGGCGGCCCTGTCCCTGGCGGGGCTGCCGCCCCTCTCGGGTTTTTGGGGCAAGCTCATGCTGATTCGCGCCGCCCTTGAAGCCGAAGCCTGGCTGATCGCCGCCACCGCCCTGGGTGTGGGGCTGCTGACGCTGTTTTCCATGAGCAAGATCTGGAACCGCGCTTTCTGGCCGGCGCGGGGGAAGGACAGGGAGCCATTGCAGCCGTTGCGCTCGCCGGGGGAACGGGGCGGCCTGTACGGCCCCATCCTGGTGCTGGTGCTGCTGAGCCTGGGCATGGGGCTGATGCCCGAACCCCTGCTGCGGCTGGCGGGCGATGCGGCGGCGCAGCTGCTTGACCCGACGGACTATGTGACGGCGGTGCTGGGGGCGAGCCGATGA
- a CDS encoding putative monovalent cation/H+ antiporter subunit A — protein sequence MIWAVLAGFFLAPLALLPLGSVARWRGGLHALLPLGLTLFLLRHLDAVAQGRILVARQPWVPGLGIDLSFYLDGLSLLFALLITGVGTLVMVYAGAYLHGRPQVGRFFFWLTLFMASMLGLVLAGNVLTLFIFWELTSLTSFFLIGFDHEREGARQAALQALLVTALGGAALLAGLLVLGQAAGGYDFATLLSRGEVLRAHPWYLAGLLLVLGGAFTKSAQVPFHFWLPSAMEAPTPVSAYLHSVTMVKAGVYLLARLHPVLGGTSAWFWLLVGFGGATLLTGAWLALWQSDMKRILAYTTVSALGGLILLLGIGSEAALHAALVYLLAHALYKGALFLTAGAVDHAVGSRDVNQLRGLARSLPLLAAAATAAALSMAGLPPLLGFVAKEALYRAALAAPAAGLLTGIVWVSGVLLVAAAALLVARPFFAAPRASLAELHAPSPALWLGPVLLAAGGLLCGLAPGLVNRPLLTAAGAALTGGALVPLDLALWHGFDAVLLLSLLTLAAGVALYLNLARLARLPSFWRGASSWGAARLYDLGVAGLYGLAYRQTRLLQNGYLRSYILTLVGFAVGLTAFTLVGRGLSPALPGLAEPRLFEGAVALMILCGALFAVFSPSRLSAVVAMGTIGYGVALIFVEFGAPDLAMTQFVIETMTVILFVLSIHRLPTYLPRSSRWIQGRDAVVAIAAGGLMTLLMLLVLEAGGGSRVADFFAEQTWPAAHGRDIVNVILVDFRAMDTLGEIAVLTLAGVGVHALLRLRAGAGED from the coding sequence ATGATCTGGGCGGTTCTCGCAGGTTTTTTTCTGGCGCCCCTGGCGCTGCTGCCGCTTGGGTCCGTCGCGCGCTGGCGCGGCGGGCTTCATGCGCTGCTGCCCTTGGGGCTGACCTTGTTCCTGCTGCGCCATCTGGATGCCGTGGCCCAGGGGCGGATCCTGGTTGCCCGACAGCCTTGGGTTCCGGGCCTGGGGATCGATCTGTCCTTTTATCTGGATGGCCTGAGCCTGCTTTTCGCCCTGCTCATCACCGGGGTCGGCACCCTGGTCATGGTCTATGCCGGCGCCTATCTGCACGGCCGTCCCCAGGTGGGGCGTTTTTTTTTCTGGCTGACCCTGTTCATGGCCTCCATGCTCGGCCTGGTGCTGGCGGGCAACGTGCTGACCCTGTTCATTTTCTGGGAGCTGACCAGTCTCACCTCCTTTTTTCTCATCGGTTTCGACCATGAGCGCGAAGGAGCGCGACAGGCGGCGCTGCAGGCTCTGCTGGTGACCGCCCTCGGCGGCGCGGCGCTGCTGGCCGGTTTGCTGGTGCTGGGGCAGGCGGCGGGCGGTTATGATTTCGCGACCCTGCTGAGCCGCGGCGAAGTGCTGCGCGCCCATCCCTGGTACCTGGCGGGGCTGCTGCTGGTGCTGGGCGGCGCCTTCACCAAATCGGCCCAGGTTCCTTTTCATTTCTGGCTGCCCTCGGCCATGGAGGCGCCGACCCCGGTGAGCGCCTATCTGCATTCGGTGACCATGGTCAAGGCCGGGGTCTATCTGCTGGCTCGCCTGCATCCGGTGCTGGGCGGCACCTCGGCCTGGTTCTGGCTGCTGGTGGGCTTCGGCGGCGCCACCCTGCTCACCGGCGCCTGGCTGGCCCTCTGGCAAAGCGATATGAAGCGCATTCTCGCCTACACCACGGTGAGCGCGCTGGGGGGCTTGATTCTGCTGTTGGGGATAGGCAGCGAGGCGGCGCTGCATGCGGCCCTGGTCTACCTCCTCGCCCATGCCCTGTACAAGGGCGCCTTGTTCCTCACCGCCGGCGCGGTGGATCACGCCGTCGGCAGCCGCGACGTCAACCAGCTGCGCGGCCTGGCCAGGTCCCTGCCGCTGCTCGCCGCGGCGGCGACGGCGGCGGCCTTGTCCATGGCGGGCTTGCCGCCGCTGCTGGGCTTTGTGGCCAAGGAAGCGCTCTATCGCGCGGCTCTTGCGGCTCCCGCGGCCGGCCTGCTCACGGGGATCGTCTGGGTGTCGGGGGTGCTGCTCGTCGCGGCGGCGGCGCTCTTGGTGGCGCGGCCCTTTTTCGCCGCGCCGCGCGCCTCCCTTGCCGAACTCCATGCGCCCTCGCCGGCGCTGTGGCTGGGGCCGGTGCTTCTGGCCGCGGGCGGGCTGCTGTGCGGCCTGGCGCCGGGGCTGGTGAACCGACCCTTGCTGACGGCGGCGGGAGCCGCCCTGACGGGTGGTGCGCTGGTGCCCCTGGACCTGGCCCTGTGGCATGGTTTCGACGCCGTGCTGCTGCTCAGCCTGCTGACCCTGGCCGCGGGTGTGGCGCTGTATCTGAACCTGGCGCGTTTGGCGCGCTTGCCGAGTTTCTGGCGCGGCGCATCGAGTTGGGGCGCGGCGCGGCTCTACGATCTCGGCGTGGCGGGGCTCTACGGGCTGGCCTACCGCCAGACGCGGCTGTTGCAGAACGGCTATCTGCGTTCCTACATCCTGACCCTGGTGGGATTTGCCGTGGGCCTGACCGCCTTCACCCTGGTCGGCCGCGGCCTGTCCCCGGCGCTGCCGGGCCTTGCGGAGCCGCGCCTGTTCGAGGGCGCGGTGGCGCTCATGATCCTGTGCGGCGCCCTGTTCGCGGTGTTTTCCCCCTCGCGGCTGAGCGCCGTGGTCGCCATGGGCACCATCGGCTACGGCGTGGCGCTGATTTTCGTCGAATTCGGCGCGCCGGACCTGGCCATGACCCAGTTCGTCATCGAAACCATGACGGTGATACTGTTTGTTCTCTCCATTCATCGCCTGCCGACCTATCTGCCCCGCTCCAGCCGCTGGATACAGGGGCGTGATGCCGTGGTGGCGATTGCCGCCGGCGGCCTCATGACGCTGCTCATGCTGCTGGTGCTTGAAGCAGGCGGCGGTTCGCGCGTGGCGGATTTCTTCGCCGAACAAACCTGGCCCGCGGCCCACGGCCGCGACATCGTCAACGTGATCCTGGTGGATTTCCGCGCCATGGACACCCTGGGCGAAATTGCCGTGCTGACCCTCGCCGGGGTCGGCGTCCATGCCCTGCTGCGCCTGCGCGCCGGTGCGGGAGAAGACTGA
- the mnhG gene encoding monovalent cation/H(+) antiporter subunit G yields MKELLIIALLLSGALFMVVAALGILRMPDIYMRMSCNAKAVTIGLGQLLLALALHFDQVGVSARALATIGFIVLTVPVASHLLGRAAYLSGLPLWEGTIRDEWRAETERREE; encoded by the coding sequence ATGAAGGAACTGCTGATCATCGCCCTGCTGCTCTCGGGTGCCCTGTTCATGGTGGTGGCGGCCCTGGGCATCCTGCGCATGCCCGATATCTACATGCGCATGTCGTGCAACGCCAAGGCGGTGACCATCGGCCTGGGTCAGCTGTTGCTGGCCCTGGCCCTGCATTTCGACCAGGTGGGCGTGAGCGCCCGCGCCCTGGCGACCATCGGCTTCATCGTGTTGACCGTGCCCGTGGCATCGCACCTGCTCGGGCGCGCCGCCTATCTGAGCGGCCTGCCCCTGTGGGAGGGCACCATCCGCGACGAATGGCGCGCCGAGACGGAGAGGCGCGAGGAATGA
- a CDS encoding Na+/H+ antiporter subunit E, whose amino-acid sequence MSVFWGNIFLPLIWMALTGRFTLANYLIGFLITSLALWVVRKPGEVNLLVYLARLGRWLRFGLFFVGELSVASLRVVHDILTWRHRMRPAVIAIPLDLKSDLEITLLANLITLTPGTLSLDVSPERDRLYIHAMYVDDVDEFRRRIKERMEHQVREVLR is encoded by the coding sequence ATGAGCGTCTTCTGGGGCAATATCTTTCTGCCGCTGATCTGGATGGCTTTGACCGGGCGCTTCACCCTGGCCAACTACCTGATCGGCTTTCTCATCACTTCCCTGGCCCTGTGGGTGGTGCGCAAGCCCGGCGAGGTCAATCTGCTGGTCTACCTCGCGCGTCTGGGCCGCTGGCTGCGCTTCGGCCTGTTCTTCGTCGGCGAGCTGAGCGTGGCGAGCCTGCGCGTGGTCCATGACATTCTCACCTGGCGCCATCGCATGCGTCCGGCGGTGATCGCCATACCTCTCGATCTCAAGAGCGATCTGGAAATCACCCTGCTCGCCAATCTCATCACTCTGACGCCGGGTACCCTAAGCCTGGATGTGTCGCCCGAGCGCGATCGGCTCTACATTCATGCCATGTACGTCGATGACGTGGACGAGTTCCGCCGGCGCATCAAGGAGCGCATGGAACATCAGGTGCGGGAGGTGTTGCGATGA
- a CDS encoding Na+/H+ antiporter subunit B has translation MPSLILRTATLYLMPMLLLLSAFLLLRGHYLPGGGFVGGLVAAATFSLHCLAFGAQATRELLRVPPVSLAAGGLLVALLSGLLSLGEGEPFLTGRWGRLDAGVLGVYDLGTPLLFDLGIYLVVIGATLSIVVSLAEES, from the coding sequence ATGCCGTCGCTGATCCTGCGCACCGCCACCCTCTATCTGATGCCCATGCTGCTCTTGCTTTCGGCCTTTTTGCTGCTGCGCGGCCATTATCTGCCCGGTGGCGGCTTTGTCGGCGGGCTGGTGGCGGCGGCGACCTTTTCCCTGCATTGCCTGGCCTTCGGCGCCCAGGCGACGCGCGAGCTGCTGCGCGTGCCGCCCGTGTCCCTGGCGGCCGGGGGGCTTCTGGTCGCGCTGCTCAGCGGGTTGCTGAGCCTGGGCGAGGGCGAGCCCTTTCTCACCGGCCGCTGGGGGCGGCTCGATGCCGGGGTGCTCGGCGTCTATGATCTGGGCACCCCTCTGCTGTTTGATCTGGGCATCTATCTGGTGGTGATCGGCGCGACTCTTTCCATCGTCGTGTCCCTGGCCGAGGAGTCCTAG
- a CDS encoding monovalent cation/H+ antiporter complex subunit F, which produces MTLLQTLAFWAVLPLLALALLLAFVRLVRGPSLPDRVVALETVAVVSVGMIVVYAVATDEPVLVDVASVWAIISFLSVIAFAHYIERWRRKP; this is translated from the coding sequence ATGACCCTGCTGCAGACCCTGGCCTTCTGGGCGGTGCTGCCGCTGCTGGCCCTGGCCCTGCTGCTGGCCTTCGTGCGCCTGGTGCGGGGCCCGAGTCTGCCCGACCGGGTGGTGGCGCTGGAGACGGTGGCGGTGGTCTCGGTGGGCATGATCGTGGTTTACGCGGTGGCCACCGATGAGCCGGTGCTGGTGGATGTGGCCAGCGTCTGGGCGATCATCTCCTTTCTCAGCGTCATCGCCTTTGCCCATTACATCGAACGCTGGAGGCGCAAGCCATGA